A genomic segment from Yimella sp. cx-51 encodes:
- the icmF gene encoding fused isobutyryl-CoA mutase/GTPase IcmF has translation MSDNAPTKPELHKPEHHVRIVTAASLFDGHDASINIMRRIMQTQGAEVIHLGHNRSVQEVIDAALEEDAQGIAVSSYQGGHVEYFEYLIDLLKQAGAEHVKVVGGGGGVIVHDEIDRLRKAGVTIFSPEDGQRMGLVGMINSVVADCDYDLWQLDHADADAVLSGDRAAIARAITGAEQGVLPAEFIDTINTAAVKRSVPVLGITGTGGSGKSSLTDELVRRMRLDQQDKLRIAVLAIDPTRSRGGGALLGDRIRMSSLDGDRIFFRSLATRGNNQVPEHLDQILALTKASGFDLIILETPGVGQGDSAIIDYSDVSMYVMTPEFGASSQLEKIDMLDLADVVAINKFERRGAEDALRDVGRQMVRNREAFGKKPEDMPVYGTSAATFNDDGVTALYQELRTLLSDKGMHVEEGVLPRVDTKQSTRIATIVPASRVRYLSEISDAVRGYHADTDKFAAAAARAQRFELVAGELADDVPASVAELLEKAQQDVPDEVSKALVKWPSIVESYSGDEQVVKIRDREIVNKLTRESLSGNKIPRVALPRFDDHGELVKFLRRENLPGYFPYTAGVFPFKREGEDPARMFAGEGDPFRTNRRFKLLSEGQPATRLSTAFDSVTLYGRDPDERPDVYGKVGTSGVSIATLEDMKVLYDGFDLVSPTTSVSMTINGPAPTILAFFLNTAIDQQVDAFIEREGHEPSEEERKELAAYAVANVRGTVQADILKEDQGQNTCIFSTEFSLKMMGDIQQWFIDHQVRNFYSVSISGYHIAEAGANPISQLAFTLANGFTYVESYLARGMDIDHFAPNLSFFFSNGMDPEYSVLGRVARRIWAIAMKEKYGANDRSQKLKYHVQTSGRSLHAQEMDFNDIRTTLQALIAIYDNANSLHTNAYDEAVTTPTEESVRRALAIQLIINREWGLAMNENPLQGSFIIDELTDLVEAAVLKEFDRITERGGVLGAMETGYQRGRIQDESMLYEHRKHDGSLPIIGVNTFRNPKADDGTPKQIELARGTESEKQSQLTRVRDFQQRHKSEAKQALDELRAAAVNGDNVFDVLMRAARVCSLQQITEAFFEVGGQYRRNV, from the coding sequence ATGTCTGACAACGCGCCCACGAAGCCCGAGCTGCACAAACCGGAGCACCACGTCCGGATCGTCACTGCCGCAAGCCTTTTCGACGGCCACGACGCCTCGATCAACATCATGCGGCGCATCATGCAGACCCAGGGCGCCGAGGTGATCCACCTCGGCCACAACCGTTCGGTGCAGGAAGTGATCGACGCCGCGCTCGAGGAAGACGCGCAGGGCATCGCGGTCAGCTCCTACCAGGGCGGGCACGTCGAGTACTTCGAATACCTCATCGACCTTCTCAAGCAGGCCGGCGCTGAGCACGTGAAGGTGGTCGGGGGTGGTGGCGGCGTCATCGTGCACGACGAGATCGACCGGTTGCGCAAGGCCGGCGTCACGATCTTCTCTCCGGAGGACGGTCAGCGCATGGGGCTCGTCGGCATGATCAACTCCGTGGTCGCCGACTGCGACTACGACCTGTGGCAGCTCGATCACGCCGATGCGGATGCCGTGCTCTCCGGTGATCGGGCCGCGATCGCGCGCGCCATCACCGGCGCCGAGCAGGGCGTCCTGCCTGCTGAGTTCATCGACACGATCAACACCGCCGCGGTCAAGCGCAGTGTGCCGGTGCTCGGCATCACCGGCACCGGTGGCTCGGGTAAGTCGTCACTCACCGACGAACTCGTGCGCCGCATGCGCCTCGACCAACAGGACAAGCTGCGTATCGCCGTGCTCGCGATCGACCCGACCCGTTCGCGTGGCGGTGGAGCTCTGCTGGGCGACCGCATCCGGATGAGCTCGCTGGACGGCGACCGCATCTTCTTCCGCTCGCTTGCCACCCGCGGCAACAACCAGGTGCCCGAGCACCTCGACCAGATCCTGGCGCTGACCAAGGCGTCCGGCTTCGACCTGATCATTCTCGAAACCCCCGGCGTGGGCCAGGGGGATTCGGCGATCATCGACTACTCCGACGTGTCGATGTACGTCATGACGCCGGAGTTCGGCGCCTCCAGTCAGCTGGAGAAAATCGACATGCTCGACCTCGCTGATGTCGTGGCGATCAACAAGTTCGAGCGTCGCGGAGCCGAGGACGCCCTCCGCGATGTCGGACGCCAGATGGTGCGCAACCGGGAAGCCTTCGGCAAGAAGCCTGAGGATATGCCGGTCTACGGCACCTCCGCGGCCACCTTCAACGACGACGGCGTCACTGCGCTCTACCAGGAGCTGCGAACCCTGTTGTCCGACAAGGGGATGCACGTCGAGGAAGGCGTGCTGCCGCGCGTCGACACCAAGCAGTCGACCCGCATCGCCACGATCGTCCCGGCCTCCCGCGTCCGCTACCTGTCGGAGATCTCCGATGCGGTCCGTGGCTATCACGCCGACACCGACAAGTTCGCCGCTGCTGCGGCTCGCGCCCAGCGCTTCGAGTTGGTTGCCGGTGAACTGGCCGACGACGTGCCGGCGAGCGTGGCCGAACTGCTGGAAAAGGCGCAGCAGGACGTCCCCGACGAGGTCTCGAAGGCACTCGTGAAGTGGCCGAGCATCGTGGAGTCGTACTCCGGCGATGAGCAGGTGGTGAAGATCCGCGACCGCGAGATCGTCAACAAGCTCACTCGGGAGTCGTTGTCGGGCAACAAGATTCCGCGCGTTGCGTTGCCCCGTTTCGACGATCACGGCGAACTGGTGAAGTTCCTGCGGCGGGAGAACCTCCCCGGCTACTTCCCCTACACCGCAGGCGTTTTCCCGTTCAAGCGTGAAGGCGAAGACCCAGCACGCATGTTCGCCGGTGAGGGCGACCCCTTCCGCACCAACCGCCGCTTCAAGCTGCTGTCGGAGGGTCAACCGGCGACCCGCTTGTCGACGGCGTTCGACTCGGTGACCCTCTACGGTCGCGACCCGGACGAGCGCCCGGACGTCTACGGCAAGGTCGGCACATCCGGCGTCTCCATCGCGACGCTCGAAGACATGAAGGTGCTCTACGACGGGTTCGATCTGGTCTCGCCGACCACTAGTGTCTCAATGACGATTAATGGTCCGGCGCCGACGATCCTCGCGTTCTTCCTCAACACCGCCATCGACCAGCAGGTCGACGCCTTTATCGAGCGTGAAGGGCACGAGCCCAGCGAGGAGGAGCGCAAGGAACTCGCTGCGTACGCCGTCGCCAACGTCCGCGGCACCGTGCAGGCCGACATCCTCAAGGAAGATCAGGGCCAGAACACCTGCATCTTCTCCACCGAGTTCAGCCTGAAGATGATGGGCGACATCCAGCAGTGGTTCATCGACCACCAGGTGCGCAACTTCTACTCGGTGAGCATCTCCGGCTATCACATCGCCGAGGCGGGGGCCAACCCCATCAGCCAGCTCGCCTTCACCCTCGCCAACGGCTTCACCTATGTCGAGAGCTACCTGGCCCGCGGCATGGACATCGACCACTTCGCGCCCAACCTCAGCTTCTTCTTCAGCAACGGCATGGACCCTGAATATTCGGTGCTCGGCCGCGTGGCCCGCCGCATCTGGGCTATCGCGATGAAGGAGAAGTACGGCGCCAATGATCGCAGCCAGAAGCTGAAGTACCACGTGCAGACGTCCGGCCGCTCCTTGCACGCGCAGGAGATGGACTTCAACGACATCCGCACCACGCTGCAGGCGCTCATCGCGATCTACGACAACGCCAACTCGTTGCACACCAACGCCTACGACGAGGCTGTCACCACCCCCACCGAGGAATCGGTGCGTCGCGCGCTGGCGATCCAGCTGATCATCAACCGCGAGTGGGGCCTGGCGATGAACGAGAACCCGCTGCAGGGTTCATTCATCATCGACGAACTCACCGACCTGGTGGAGGCGGCGGTGCTCAAGGAGTTCGACCGCATCACCGAGCGTGGCGGCGTCCTCGGCGCGATGGAGACCGGCTACCAGCGCGGTCGTATCCAGGACGAGTCGATGCTCTACGAACACCGCAAGCACGACGGTTCGCTGCCGATCATCGGCGTCAACACCTTCCGCAATCCCAAGGCAGACGACGGCACGCCGAAGCAGATTGAACTCGCCCGCGGCACCGAGAGCGAGAAGCAGTCGCAGCTGACGCGCGTCCGCGATTTCCAGCAGCGCCACAAGAGTGAGGCGAAGCAGGCGCTGGACGAGTTGCGGGCAGCGGCGGTGAACGGCGACAACGTGTTCGACGTGTTGATGCGCGCCGCTCGGGTGTGCTCGTTGCAGCAGATCACCGAGGCTTTCTTCGAGGTGGGCGGGCAGTACCGCCGCAACGTCTGA
- a CDS encoding MarR family winged helix-turn-helix transcriptional regulator, with translation MTEAPSRLAADPIGVARDQWVERGWESAAPGMAAVTSLMRAQQIVSARVDAVLKPLGITFARYEVLMLLTFSRRGSLPMKLIAARLQVHPTSVTNAVDRLEQAGLVHRSTHPDDRRAFIITLTDAGRALASRATSDLNEQVFGRPELDRDDLESLVEIIGRMRSAAGDF, from the coding sequence ATGACCGAGGCACCCTCCCGACTTGCTGCTGATCCGATCGGCGTCGCCCGCGATCAGTGGGTCGAGCGGGGCTGGGAGTCGGCGGCACCCGGCATGGCTGCGGTCACCTCGCTGATGCGGGCCCAGCAGATCGTGTCGGCGCGGGTCGATGCGGTGCTCAAGCCGCTCGGCATCACCTTCGCTCGCTACGAGGTGTTGATGCTGCTGACCTTCAGCCGCCGCGGATCGCTGCCAATGAAGCTGATCGCCGCGCGCTTGCAGGTGCACCCGACGTCCGTCACCAACGCCGTCGACCGGCTCGAGCAAGCTGGCCTGGTGCATCGCTCCACCCACCCGGACGACCGACGCGCGTTCATCATCACGCTCACGGACGCAGGGCGAGCGCTTGCGTCCCGCGCGACGTCCGACCTCAACGAGCAGGTCTTCGGCCGCCCAGAACTCGACCGCGACGACCTTGAATCGCTGGTCGAGATCATCGGTCGCATGCGCTCGGCGGCCGGCGATTTCTGA
- a CDS encoding CrcB family protein: MTWWIALAGGLGAGLRFLLDSWLTSRVRARVPIGSLAVNVLGSFVLGLLVGHFGHDPQWTRVAGVGLMGGFTTFSAASVESARLLTAPKMQWLGLAHAIGVLVASVTAAFLGYWLGGL, from the coding sequence ATGACCTGGTGGATCGCACTGGCCGGCGGACTCGGCGCCGGACTTCGATTCCTGCTCGACTCCTGGCTGACGTCGCGCGTCCGCGCTCGCGTCCCCATTGGCAGTCTCGCCGTCAACGTCCTCGGGTCGTTCGTGCTCGGGCTGCTTGTGGGGCACTTCGGACACGACCCGCAGTGGACGCGCGTTGCGGGTGTCGGGCTGATGGGCGGATTCACCACGTTCAGCGCGGCGTCGGTCGAGTCGGCCCGCTTGTTGACTGCCCCGAAGATGCAATGGCTTGGCCTCGCGCACGCCATCGGCGTGCTCGTCGCGTCAGTAACTGCCGCGTTTCTGGGCTATTGGCTCGGTGGGCTCTGA
- a CDS encoding CrcB family protein, protein MEEVGGRGERWLPFVLVVLGGCLGTAFRASLSDYFPADAGGWPWATFAINLVGALLLGFMLGLLARFGEDSGWRRRVRLGVGTGVLGGFTTYSTFAVEVVERQRDSASLLGVGYALTSVIGGVVLATLGLVLGRGARR, encoded by the coding sequence AACGATGGCTGCCGTTCGTCCTGGTGGTCCTCGGTGGATGCCTCGGCACTGCGTTTCGTGCGAGTCTTAGCGATTACTTCCCGGCCGACGCAGGCGGTTGGCCGTGGGCGACTTTCGCGATCAACCTCGTCGGGGCATTGCTGCTCGGCTTCATGCTGGGTCTGCTGGCGCGCTTCGGAGAAGACTCAGGATGGCGTCGACGTGTACGCCTCGGCGTGGGCACTGGTGTGTTGGGCGGGTTCACCACCTACAGCACCTTCGCGGTGGAAGTCGTTGAGCGGCAGCGTGATTCCGCCTCGCTCCTTGGGGTCGGTTACGCGCTGACGTCGGTCATTGGCGGGGTCGTGCTTGCGACGCTCGGGCTCGTCCTCGGCCGAGGTGCGCGCCGATGA